The stretch of DNA gattgttttgccccatTCTTTATTCATTGTGCCCTGTAAGAAGCAAACATAAACTTATTACCTCACTTTGTTTGCCAAGTTATTTGCTAGAAGTGAAATAAAAAGTGCTCTCCAACACAGTTACTAGctcatatttaaaagaaaaaagagctACAGGGAAGAATTTGCTTCAAGTGACTGTATTACTAGACACATAATGCTGTTTTATCAACGGCTGAACATCTGTAGCTTAACATGTTGTTACTTGCACTTATTTTACAGCAAATGATTATTTATAAGTATTCCATTTAATCATGTAAAAAGTCCTGGGCTTTAAAGGGTTGCTAGGTTCCTTTTCTGTTTTCCCTGCTATGCcaatttattgcattattttcTTCTTCATCTAATTGTAGACTTCCAGAAGACAGTCTAATTCTTGTCAGGGGTGACCGATGTTTCCCAAAAAGGGCATAGTAATATGGGTTTATTATTTCAGTTTCTGAATCGCTGCTTTCAGTCCCACTGTACACATATCTCTCTGTGGTCCTTGGGACTTTTTTTGTTTCAGTCAAAGGAAGAGGAGGAGCAGGTGGTGGTGGAGGTGGAGGAGGAAGTTGATGAGGTATAGGAAGATGCTGTGGGACTAATGGCCTTGTTGAGATGCTGGATGTTTTACTTAGTATCGGACATGGTCCCAGAGGCCTAAATTCCGATCCACAAGGAAACCATGAAGATTTCATATCAGAGTGACTCAAGGATCTTTTGGGATATGGATCCTGAGTGTATTCTACATGTGTTACTTGGCTTTCTCTTTTAGGAACCATGCTAATACTACTCCTGCAACTTGTCCTGGGATACACAGGTTGGTGATACTCTTTTATTCTTCTAGCACTTGGACTTCTGTTAGCAGACTTTTCTAAGAAAGTGCTAGGTTTATTAGTTAATCTTACAATTTCTTCCACAATGGCTGACGTTTGCTGTGGTATTGAAGACAAATGATCTGAATAACATAAATAATCTACAGAATCGCTGTTCAGCTGATGACTTGAATGTGGCAGAGGGACTCGATCTGTGTATATTGCTGAAGGTAAAGGAGCTGCATCCCTCATACAGCCTTCAGACATACTTTTAAAGTTTCCAGAAAAATACTTACTGTCTTCATAATAAGACAATGGCCTTTTATTGTAACCTGTCCTAGGTGCATTATCCTTTATATCTAGATAGCTACAACCAGGAAATGAACAGCTACTTTTGGATAGTTGCAGAATAGTGGGCTCTTCATTGGGTTTTGATCTTTCTAAATCTGCAGAAAAAATTATTTCAGTTGCTGACTTTCTCCTGTTCTTATGCATCGGTGGGTCCCAGCCAACACTATTAGCACTTCTGGAGCAAGGACGACTGGTGTATATCAACTTGAAGTCATTTGGCTGGTggatataaaaaaacacattaatgcATAGATGCTCCCAGTCATAAATAAACATACAAGCAGATGaataaataaagtacattttactAATGTACAGAAAAATAGGACTCACAGGCCGTACATCAGCTGTTTCTGAGACTTTAGTCCTCTTTAAACTAGGTATGATTTTAACCTTACTTACTGACACATTAGTTCATGGAGAAGTAATGAGCTTTTAATCTAATTTGAAGCGGgcatttttactatttatattataATCATTTTCTTCTTTAAAAGGCAACACCTGTTACTTTGGCCATGTTATCTCCCTTGTCTCATACTCGTTGTGCCTAGAATGGCTTCCTAGATTGCTGCTCAAGAAAACTCCTTCATAAATGTCCCCATATTTGGTATGTTATAACATTTTGGAGTCTACTGGTAATTTTATAATTAACCATTAACAGTTGCAACAACATGTGTGATTTTGGTATTGAGATTAGAAATATTTAAGCTTAGCATGGAAAGATTTATATTGAATTCGCCC from Xenopus tropicalis strain Nigerian chromosome 8, UCB_Xtro_10.0, whole genome shotgun sequence encodes:
- the frmd7 gene encoding FERM domain-containing protein 7: MLHLKVQFLDDSQKTFVVDQKAPGKELFNMSCSHLNLTEKEYFGLEFRNHAGCQMWLGLLKPITKQVKHPKETIFKFMVKFFLVDPGLLKGELTRYLFALQIKKNLASGKLPCNDNSAALMASYVLQSELGDFEEDTARKHLEQNQYLPNQEYLDNKILKYYQRHVGKSPAESDMQLLDIARKLDTYGIRPHAASDGEGMQINLAVAHMGVLVLRGNTKINTFNWANIRKLSFKRKHFLIKLHPHIDTLCKDTLVFTMESRDACKAFWKSCVEYHAFFRLSEEPKRKPKPFLCSKGSNFRYSGRTQKQIFDSWTKGNSKNLPFERRHLLANLHERQCRSSPDLLTEVAKQPNDFKLIYTSRPCSRSANSVGWDPPMHKNRRKSATEIIFSADLERSKPNEEPTILQLSKSSCSFPGCSYLDIKDNAPRTGYNKRPLSYYEDSKYFSGNFKSMSEGCMRDAAPLPSAIYTDRVPLPHSSHQLNSDSVDYLCYSDHLSSIPQQTSAIVEEIVRLTNKPSTFLEKSANRSPSARRIKEYHQPVYPRTSCRSSISMVPKRESQVTHVEYTQDPYPKRSLSHSDMKSSWFPCGSEFRPLGPCPILSKTSSISTRPLVPQHLPIPHQLPPPPPPPPAPPLPLTETKKVPRTTERYVYSGTESSDSETEIINPYYYALFGKHRSPLTRIRLSSGSLQLDEEENNAINWHSRENRKGT